One region of Ictalurus punctatus breed USDA103 chromosome 6, Coco_2.0, whole genome shotgun sequence genomic DNA includes:
- the scel gene encoding sciellin isoform X2, whose protein sequence is MTSTLNRKTYTETSKSKSGVVEDSKKKASLLKDNSWIKKDVTDDKAVEQNSNYGRSVLSRFKSTENISSTTEINTSSTSSSKVTETGSSKKYVQSLTKRFSVSQDELDSSRFTASVEPKTSTTTTSFKNGMKTSVTTSRTPTKTETFTEKIFTDSKTNIGVDKKTFKPVPPISPTKTTKRETVTVTTSKDNTVQEDNKTVKVVTTPTSPTKSAKTETVTVTTFKDTIVQEDSKTARSAPPFSPTKSSKTETVTVTTFKDTIAQEDSKSVKSALPTSPTKSITSTSYKSTTPTSKTTSYTFRSTPSAEDQLFDTLIPTSIKSAQASDPSVTSSTTYARRSYKDSKPEEYFSETVVNESVKTVSSASESYGYGSQRGSSKTYSTTTYTENRPEDYSDIYKSRTVETVYTSPERKIADRDLCTYCQKPMLSDTKMILEDVDIKCHASCFKCDVCKSPLGHLKAGDSMWVYRRNVHCEACFGITKGKWQR, encoded by the exons ATGACTTCCACCCTGAACAGGAAAACATATACCGAGACAT CCAAGAGCAAGTCTGGTGTGGTAGAGGACAGCAAAAAGAAGGCGTCCCTGCTGAAGGACAACAGCTGGATCAAGAAAGATGTGACTGATGATAAAGCAGTGGA ACAAAATTCAAACTATGGAAGAAGTGTCCTGAGCCGGTTTAAATCCACAGAAAATATCAGCAG CACTACAGAAATAAACACTAGCTCCACCAGCTCCTCCAAAGTCACTGAAACTGGTTCATCAAAAAAATATGTCCAGTCCCTGACTAAAAG ATTTAGTGTGAGTCAGGATGAACTGGATTCAAGCAG ATTTACCGCATCGGTAGAGCCGAAGACAAG CACTACTACTACATCTTTCAAAAATGGCATGAAGACATCTGTGACCACAAGCAG gACACCAACCAAAACGGAGACATTTACTGAAAAGATCTTCACAGACTCCAAAACTAATATCGG AGTAGACAAAAAAACTTTCAAACCAGTACCACCAATCTCACCCACCAAGACTACTAAGAGAGAGACTGTCACAGTGACTACTTCTAAGGATAACACAGTGCA GGAAGACAACAAAACAGTCAAAGTTGTGACAACACCAACCTCACCCACCAAGAGCGCCAAGACAGAGACTGTCACTGTGACTACTTTTAAGGACACCATAGTTCA AGAAGACAGCAAAACTGCCAGATCAGCACCACCATTCTCACCCACCAAGTCTAGCAAGACAGAGACTGTCACTGTGACTACTTTTAAGGACACCATAGCTCA AGAAGATAGCAAATCAGTCAAATCAGCACTACCAACCTCACCCACCAAGAGCATTACAAG CACAAGCTATAAAAGTACTACTCCTACTTCTAAGACAACATCCTATACCTTCAGGTCCACACCCAG TGCTGAGGACCAGTTGTTTGATACTCTCATACCCACATCCATCAAGTCAGCTCAGGCGTCTGACCCCAG TGTAACCAGTTCTACAACATATGCTAGAAGATCTTACAAAGATAGCAA GCCAGAAGAGTATTTTTCTGAAACCGTGGTCAACGAATCTGTGAAGACTGTGTCCTCAGCATCTGAAAG TTATGGATATGGCAGTCAGAGGGGCTCCTCAAAAACCTACTCTACAACAACTTACACAGAGAACAG ACCTGAAGATTACTCCGACATCTACAAATCAAGAACTGTTGAGACAGTTTACACATCACCTGAAAG GAAAATCGCAGACAGGGATCTTTGCACATACTGCCAGAAACCAATGCTCTCTGATACAAAGATGATTCTAGAGGATGTGGATATAAAGTGCCATGCCAGTTGTTTTAAG tgtgatgtgtgtaagaGTCCTCTTGGACACCTAAAGGCAGGAGACAGCATGTGGGTGTACCGCCGCAATGTGCACTGTGAGGCCTGCTTTGGTATCACCAAGG GTAAATGGCAACGCTGA
- the scel gene encoding sciellin isoform X3, whose amino-acid sequence MTSTLNRKTYTETSKSKSGVVEDSKKKASLLKDNSWIKKDVTDDKAVEQNSNYGRSVLSRFKSTENISSTTEINTSSTSSSKVTETGSSKKYVQSLTKRFSVSQDELDSSRFTASVEPKTSTTTTSFKNGMKTSVTTSRTPTKTETFTEKIFTDSKTNIGVDKKTFKPVPPISPTKTTKRETVTVTTSKDNTVQEDNKTVKVVTTPTSPTKSAKTETVTVTTFKDTIVQEDSKTARSAPPFSPTKSSKTETVTVTTFKDTIAQEDSKSVKSALPTSPTKSITSTSYKSTTPTSKTTSYTFRSTPSAEDQLFDTLIPTSIKSAQASDPRPEEYFSETVVNESVKTVSSASESYGYGSQRGSSKTYSTTTYTENRPEDYSDIYKSRTVETVYTSPERKIADRDLCTYCQKPMLSDTKMILEDVDIKCHASCFKCDVCKSPLGHLKAGDSMWVYRRNVHCEACFGITKGKWQR is encoded by the exons ATGACTTCCACCCTGAACAGGAAAACATATACCGAGACAT CCAAGAGCAAGTCTGGTGTGGTAGAGGACAGCAAAAAGAAGGCGTCCCTGCTGAAGGACAACAGCTGGATCAAGAAAGATGTGACTGATGATAAAGCAGTGGA ACAAAATTCAAACTATGGAAGAAGTGTCCTGAGCCGGTTTAAATCCACAGAAAATATCAGCAG CACTACAGAAATAAACACTAGCTCCACCAGCTCCTCCAAAGTCACTGAAACTGGTTCATCAAAAAAATATGTCCAGTCCCTGACTAAAAG ATTTAGTGTGAGTCAGGATGAACTGGATTCAAGCAG ATTTACCGCATCGGTAGAGCCGAAGACAAG CACTACTACTACATCTTTCAAAAATGGCATGAAGACATCTGTGACCACAAGCAG gACACCAACCAAAACGGAGACATTTACTGAAAAGATCTTCACAGACTCCAAAACTAATATCGG AGTAGACAAAAAAACTTTCAAACCAGTACCACCAATCTCACCCACCAAGACTACTAAGAGAGAGACTGTCACAGTGACTACTTCTAAGGATAACACAGTGCA GGAAGACAACAAAACAGTCAAAGTTGTGACAACACCAACCTCACCCACCAAGAGCGCCAAGACAGAGACTGTCACTGTGACTACTTTTAAGGACACCATAGTTCA AGAAGACAGCAAAACTGCCAGATCAGCACCACCATTCTCACCCACCAAGTCTAGCAAGACAGAGACTGTCACTGTGACTACTTTTAAGGACACCATAGCTCA AGAAGATAGCAAATCAGTCAAATCAGCACTACCAACCTCACCCACCAAGAGCATTACAAG CACAAGCTATAAAAGTACTACTCCTACTTCTAAGACAACATCCTATACCTTCAGGTCCACACCCAG TGCTGAGGACCAGTTGTTTGATACTCTCATACCCACATCCATCAAGTCAGCTCAGGCGTCTGACCCCAG GCCAGAAGAGTATTTTTCTGAAACCGTGGTCAACGAATCTGTGAAGACTGTGTCCTCAGCATCTGAAAG TTATGGATATGGCAGTCAGAGGGGCTCCTCAAAAACCTACTCTACAACAACTTACACAGAGAACAG ACCTGAAGATTACTCCGACATCTACAAATCAAGAACTGTTGAGACAGTTTACACATCACCTGAAAG GAAAATCGCAGACAGGGATCTTTGCACATACTGCCAGAAACCAATGCTCTCTGATACAAAGATGATTCTAGAGGATGTGGATATAAAGTGCCATGCCAGTTGTTTTAAG tgtgatgtgtgtaagaGTCCTCTTGGACACCTAAAGGCAGGAGACAGCATGTGGGTGTACCGCCGCAATGTGCACTGTGAGGCCTGCTTTGGTATCACCAAGG GTAAATGGCAACGCTGA
- the scel gene encoding sciellin isoform X1, whose translation MTSTLNRKTYTETSKSKSGVVEDSKKKASLLKDNSWIKKDVTDDKAVEQNSNYGRSVLSRFKSTENISSTTEINTSSTSSSKVTETGSSKKYVQSLTKRFSVSQDELDSSRFTASVEPKTSTTTTSFKNGMKTSVTTSRTPTKTETFTEKIFTDSKTNIGVDKKTFKPVPPISPTKTTKRETVTVTTSKDNTVQEDNKTVKVVTTPTSPTKSAKTETVTVTTFKDTIVQEDSKTARSAPPFSPTKSSKTETVTVTTFKDTIAQEDSKSVKSALPTSPTKSITSTSYKSTTPTSKTTSYTFRSTPSAEDQLFDTLIPTSIKSAQASDPRSVTSSTTYARRSYKDSKPEEYFSETVVNESVKTVSSASESYGYGSQRGSSKTYSTTTYTENRPEDYSDIYKSRTVETVYTSPERKIADRDLCTYCQKPMLSDTKMILEDVDIKCHASCFKCDVCKSPLGHLKAGDSMWVYRRNVHCEACFGITKGKWQR comes from the exons ATGACTTCCACCCTGAACAGGAAAACATATACCGAGACAT CCAAGAGCAAGTCTGGTGTGGTAGAGGACAGCAAAAAGAAGGCGTCCCTGCTGAAGGACAACAGCTGGATCAAGAAAGATGTGACTGATGATAAAGCAGTGGA ACAAAATTCAAACTATGGAAGAAGTGTCCTGAGCCGGTTTAAATCCACAGAAAATATCAGCAG CACTACAGAAATAAACACTAGCTCCACCAGCTCCTCCAAAGTCACTGAAACTGGTTCATCAAAAAAATATGTCCAGTCCCTGACTAAAAG ATTTAGTGTGAGTCAGGATGAACTGGATTCAAGCAG ATTTACCGCATCGGTAGAGCCGAAGACAAG CACTACTACTACATCTTTCAAAAATGGCATGAAGACATCTGTGACCACAAGCAG gACACCAACCAAAACGGAGACATTTACTGAAAAGATCTTCACAGACTCCAAAACTAATATCGG AGTAGACAAAAAAACTTTCAAACCAGTACCACCAATCTCACCCACCAAGACTACTAAGAGAGAGACTGTCACAGTGACTACTTCTAAGGATAACACAGTGCA GGAAGACAACAAAACAGTCAAAGTTGTGACAACACCAACCTCACCCACCAAGAGCGCCAAGACAGAGACTGTCACTGTGACTACTTTTAAGGACACCATAGTTCA AGAAGACAGCAAAACTGCCAGATCAGCACCACCATTCTCACCCACCAAGTCTAGCAAGACAGAGACTGTCACTGTGACTACTTTTAAGGACACCATAGCTCA AGAAGATAGCAAATCAGTCAAATCAGCACTACCAACCTCACCCACCAAGAGCATTACAAG CACAAGCTATAAAAGTACTACTCCTACTTCTAAGACAACATCCTATACCTTCAGGTCCACACCCAG TGCTGAGGACCAGTTGTTTGATACTCTCATACCCACATCCATCAAGTCAGCTCAGGCGTCTGACCCCAG AAGTGTAACCAGTTCTACAACATATGCTAGAAGATCTTACAAAGATAGCAA GCCAGAAGAGTATTTTTCTGAAACCGTGGTCAACGAATCTGTGAAGACTGTGTCCTCAGCATCTGAAAG TTATGGATATGGCAGTCAGAGGGGCTCCTCAAAAACCTACTCTACAACAACTTACACAGAGAACAG ACCTGAAGATTACTCCGACATCTACAAATCAAGAACTGTTGAGACAGTTTACACATCACCTGAAAG GAAAATCGCAGACAGGGATCTTTGCACATACTGCCAGAAACCAATGCTCTCTGATACAAAGATGATTCTAGAGGATGTGGATATAAAGTGCCATGCCAGTTGTTTTAAG tgtgatgtgtgtaagaGTCCTCTTGGACACCTAAAGGCAGGAGACAGCATGTGGGTGTACCGCCGCAATGTGCACTGTGAGGCCTGCTTTGGTATCACCAAGG GTAAATGGCAACGCTGA
- the scel gene encoding sciellin isoform X4 — MTSTLNRKTYTETSKSKSGVVEDSKKKASLLKDNSWIKKDVTDDKAVEQNSNYGRSVLSRFKSTENISSTTEINTSSTSSSKVTETGSSKKYVQSLTKRFSVSQDELDSSRFTASVEPKTSTTTTSFKNGMKTSVTTSRTPTKTETFTEKIFTDSKTNIGEDNKTVKVVTTPTSPTKSAKTETVTVTTFKDTIVQEDSKTARSAPPFSPTKSSKTETVTVTTFKDTIAQEDSKSVKSALPTSPTKSITSTSYKSTTPTSKTTSYTFRSTPSAEDQLFDTLIPTSIKSAQASDPRSVTSSTTYARRSYKDSKPEEYFSETVVNESVKTVSSASESYGYGSQRGSSKTYSTTTYTENRPEDYSDIYKSRTVETVYTSPERKIADRDLCTYCQKPMLSDTKMILEDVDIKCHASCFKCDVCKSPLGHLKAGDSMWVYRRNVHCEACFGITKGKWQR, encoded by the exons ATGACTTCCACCCTGAACAGGAAAACATATACCGAGACAT CCAAGAGCAAGTCTGGTGTGGTAGAGGACAGCAAAAAGAAGGCGTCCCTGCTGAAGGACAACAGCTGGATCAAGAAAGATGTGACTGATGATAAAGCAGTGGA ACAAAATTCAAACTATGGAAGAAGTGTCCTGAGCCGGTTTAAATCCACAGAAAATATCAGCAG CACTACAGAAATAAACACTAGCTCCACCAGCTCCTCCAAAGTCACTGAAACTGGTTCATCAAAAAAATATGTCCAGTCCCTGACTAAAAG ATTTAGTGTGAGTCAGGATGAACTGGATTCAAGCAG ATTTACCGCATCGGTAGAGCCGAAGACAAG CACTACTACTACATCTTTCAAAAATGGCATGAAGACATCTGTGACCACAAGCAG gACACCAACCAAAACGGAGACATTTACTGAAAAGATCTTCACAGACTCCAAAACTAATATCGG GGAAGACAACAAAACAGTCAAAGTTGTGACAACACCAACCTCACCCACCAAGAGCGCCAAGACAGAGACTGTCACTGTGACTACTTTTAAGGACACCATAGTTCA AGAAGACAGCAAAACTGCCAGATCAGCACCACCATTCTCACCCACCAAGTCTAGCAAGACAGAGACTGTCACTGTGACTACTTTTAAGGACACCATAGCTCA AGAAGATAGCAAATCAGTCAAATCAGCACTACCAACCTCACCCACCAAGAGCATTACAAG CACAAGCTATAAAAGTACTACTCCTACTTCTAAGACAACATCCTATACCTTCAGGTCCACACCCAG TGCTGAGGACCAGTTGTTTGATACTCTCATACCCACATCCATCAAGTCAGCTCAGGCGTCTGACCCCAG AAGTGTAACCAGTTCTACAACATATGCTAGAAGATCTTACAAAGATAGCAA GCCAGAAGAGTATTTTTCTGAAACCGTGGTCAACGAATCTGTGAAGACTGTGTCCTCAGCATCTGAAAG TTATGGATATGGCAGTCAGAGGGGCTCCTCAAAAACCTACTCTACAACAACTTACACAGAGAACAG ACCTGAAGATTACTCCGACATCTACAAATCAAGAACTGTTGAGACAGTTTACACATCACCTGAAAG GAAAATCGCAGACAGGGATCTTTGCACATACTGCCAGAAACCAATGCTCTCTGATACAAAGATGATTCTAGAGGATGTGGATATAAAGTGCCATGCCAGTTGTTTTAAG tgtgatgtgtgtaagaGTCCTCTTGGACACCTAAAGGCAGGAGACAGCATGTGGGTGTACCGCCGCAATGTGCACTGTGAGGCCTGCTTTGGTATCACCAAGG GTAAATGGCAACGCTGA